The region ACTACTCGCGCAAGGAGAACATCCTCTTCCCGTACCTCGAACGGCACGGCGTGACCGGTCCCTCGCAGGTCATGTGGGGCAAGGACGACGACATCCGCGTGCTGTTGAAGTCGCTGCGCGAGGCGCTGACGGTGCAGGATGCGTCCTTCGAGGACTGGAGAGTGGTGATCGACCAGGTCGCGAATCCCCTGCTCGACCAGATCGAGGAGATGATCCGCAAGGAAGAGCGGATCCTCTTTCCCATGGCGAGAGAGAAGCTGAGCGACGAGGAGTGGGCACAGATCCACCACGCCGCCGTGCCCTTCGGTACCTGCCTGGTCGAAGCCGGAACCGAGTATCGACCCGAGCCGGCCGAGGCGCCGGATCCGATGACCGCCGACGCTGACCGTCGCATCCCGATCGGAGTGGGGAGCGTGCTTCCGGCACACCTGGAGGGAATCATCAAGGTGCTGCCGGTGGACCTGACCTACGTCGACGCCGACGATCGTGTCGCCTTCTTCTCGGAAGGTCCCGACCGCGTCTTCGAGCGCACCCATGCGATCATCGGCCGCAAGGTGCAGAACTGCCATCCGCCGCACAGCGTGTCGATCGTCGACCAGATCCTCCGCGATTTCCGCAGCGGAACCCAGGACGTCGCGGAGTTCTGGATCCAGCTGGGGCCACGCTTCATCCACATCCGGTACTTCGCCGTGCGCGACGACACCGGAG is a window of Candidatus Krumholzibacteriia bacterium DNA encoding:
- a CDS encoding DUF438 domain-containing protein, with the protein product MSELINNSQERVDTLAGIIRRLHAGTDPESVKQELAEVVQATTSDEIVAMEQQLMDQGMSVDEVKSMCDLHSQVLGDLLDEPTGSDVPAGHPLHTFGRENVAIAGLVGRIRGLLSTLTPDNVDTTLDVWRPLHEQLMDVEKHYSRKENILFPYLERHGVTGPSQVMWGKDDDIRVLLKSLREALTVQDASFEDWRVVIDQVANPLLDQIEEMIRKEERILFPMAREKLSDEEWAQIHHAAVPFGTCLVEAGTEYRPEPAEAPDPMTADADRRIPIGVGSVLPAHLEGIIKVLPVDLTYVDADDRVAFFSEGPDRVFERTHAIIGRKVQNCHPPHSVSIVDQILRDFRSGTQDVAEFWIQLGPRFIHIRYFAVRDDTGEYLGTLEVTQDATRVRQLEGQRRLLQYEEQA